Within Runella rosea, the genomic segment CAGGGCGAAAATTTAGATAAAAAATTTGGGTCAAAACACGCTTCGCCAAATTATTTATAAATTTAAAAACGAAACATGAAGGTGAATGTTTTACAACTTCATTTATCTAATTTTGAATCATGGAAAAATACAATAAAATGTTGATTAGGATATTTCTTGCTTTCACTACGGGCTTTAGTTTACTGAATAATGAAGTACGGGCGCAAAGTTCTCTTTTTATTTTTTATGACACTGAATGCCCGATTTGCCAAAAATCCAGCAAGCGACTACAAGAAATGTACGTTAAATTCGGCCAAAACGTTGCGTTTAAGGCAGTTTTTCCCACTAAATCTATCAAGAAATCAGCGATTCGCCAATTTAAGAAAGAATATAGTTTTACCATTCCTTACATCATCGACAAAAATCACACGCTTGTTGAACGCTATGACGCAAAAACAACCCCTGAAGTGGTACTGCTTGATAAAAATGGCGTAGAAGTTTACCGAGGTGCTATCGACAACCAGTTTTTCGGTTTAGGAAAATACCGCCCCAAAACCACCGAATTTTACCTTCAAGATGCGCTCGAAGCATTGGCCGCCAATAAGCCAGTGTCGCCCAACCGCACCGAAGCCGTGGGCTGCTTGATTAACCGCAAAAAAAGAGAAAGCGCAAGCCAATCATTATGAATTCAACCCCAAACAAACCGCTTTCCCTGACCATCATCAATCGGCATTATCCTCCCAACCCAGGTATCACGGGAGAATCGGCGTGGGATTTAACCAAATATCTAATTGAAAATCACGGAATTGACGTCCGAATTGTCCACGTAAAACGAAGTGATTTAGGCGGCGGGCAAGTGCGCTTACCCATCGGAAAAACGTTTCAAATCTCCACCCTTTATAAAGGGAATAAAGGAATTCTAAAGTTAGCGGCTGGTTTTTTTGACGGCTTATTCTTACTCCTCAAAACCCTGCGCGTGCGTCGCGGGCCCGTACTGTGCATGACCAGCCCACCGCTGTTGCCTTTTTGGGCTTCTTGGTTGCTACCTTTATTCGGAATTCGGTGGGCATTGTGGTCCATGGATTTGTTTCCCGAAGGATTTGTCGCCGATGGCGTCATCAAAAAAACGAACCCTATTTATCGTTTTGTTGAATGGGTAACCTACCGATTTGCCCCCGCTCAACTTTTCGCACTGGGGCCAAATCAGGCCGCCTATATCCAAAAAAAATACAGCAAATCGCTCCCCACCACTATTCTTCCATGTGGGGTATTGCTCGACCAGCCCCGCGACCCAACACCGCCTGAATGGCGCAAAGCAGACGGGAAAATTTACTTTGGGTACGCTGGAAACCTCGGAGATGCGCACTCGGCTGATTTTTTGTTGGCTTTTATCCATCACTTTGACCCTCAAAAGCACCACCTCATTTTAGCCGTTTACGGTACTAAATCCGCCGACATTTTGGCCATTGCAGGTACCAAAGAGGGCATTACTATTCTCAAAAATGTACCAAGGAGCCAATTACCTTATATTGATATTCATTTAGTTAGTTTGCTCACAAAGTGGACGCACATTGCAGTACCCTCCAAGGCAATCAGCTCGGTATGCGCGGGTGGAGCCATTTTATTTTGCGGAAATAAAGAAGCCGATACGTGGGCATTATTGCACCGAGCAGGCTGGTACATTGACGAAGAACATGCCATTATTCCGCAAATAACCCACTTTTTGACCCAACTCACGCCCGAAGAAGTAACCACCAAAAAGAACGAGGCGGCCTCTCTCACTACAGAATTGAAGCAGATGCTCGTAACCGCATACGAAGAAGTAGCTGTTTTCAGTGGCCTTTTATCTGGCACAAAAAAAAAAATTATCCCAAAGAGTGACTTATATACCAATGCATCGTCTAAGCCGCAAAAGTAACACGAGATTGCCAAAACACTTTCGGTTTTCTTCGTTTCTCATTGGCTTTCTCGTTCGGAAACCTCATTTTTGCATAAATCAATCACCTATTCAACATGCCACTTCTTAAAGTAGCCGCCGGAACCATCAATACCACCCCCTTGGCGTGGGAAGACAATAAGAAATACATTATAGAATCCATCGAAGACGCTCGAAATCAACACATTAGTTTATTATGTCTTCCTGAACTTTGTATTACGGGTTATGGATGCGAAGACGCCTTTTACAGCCCCAATACCCTCGCCCAGGCCATCGAAAGTCTTCATGAAATCGTGGCGCATACGTCGGGCATTGCGGTGTCGGTAGGTTTGCCCATGCAATTCAACAGCAAAATCTACAATACCGCCTGTTTTATCGTCAACAAACGGATTTTAGGATTTGTTGCCAAACAGCATTTGCCAAATTATGGCGTTTTCTACGAAGACCGTTGGTTTCACCGCTGGCCTGCTAGCGCGCGCGATGAAGTTAAAGTCGGGGATTTCAGCTATCCTTTCGGAGATTTGGTATTTGATGTATCGGGTATCCGAATAGGTTTTGAAATCTGCGAAGACGCTTGGGTGGCGCAACGCCCCGGACGCAGTCATTTTGACCGTGGAGTCGATATTATTCTAAATCCCAGCGCCAGCCCATTCGCTTTCCACAAATTCATCACCAGAGAGCGTTTTGTTATTGACGGATCACGCTCATATTCATGCAGTTATGTATACACCAATCTGTTAGGAAACGAATCGGGACGGCTTATTTTTGACGGTGATGCCATGATTGCTTCCAACGGAACCCTTTTGGCCTCTAGTCCGCGTTTTGGCTACCACGATTACCACATTACGTCGGCAGTGATTGATACCGATGTAACCCGCCTGTCACATTCTCAAATCAAATCAGCACTACCAACGGGCAATTGGAAGGTCGTAGATACATTTGAATGGCACGAAGCCGCCCCTGCCTATCAAGTAGCTGAATTAGAACCTTTTGAACGAGAAGGCTATTTAAAAGAAGAAGAATTTGCGCGGGCTGTATCGTTGGCGCTGTTTGACTATCTTCGCAAATCGCGCTCCCAGGGTTTTACGGTTTCGCTTTCGGGCGGGGCTGATTCGTGCGCTTGTGTAGCACTGTGCGGTCTGATGATTCGATTGGCCGATGAAAGTATCGGTCTGGCCGCTTTTAAACAAAAGCTGAGTTACATCAAAAAAATCCAGCAAGAGACCACCGAAGAAGGCATTGCAAAACACCTGATTCACAGCATTTATCAAGGCACAGAAAATAGCTCCACCGATACCTTGGAATCGGCCAAAAGTCTCGCGGACTCTATCGGTTCTACCTTTTATAACGTCAATATCAACGGGCTAGTTGAATCCTATAAAGATTTAATCGAACAACAAATAGGACGCGACTTGACCTGGGAAAAGGATGATATTCCGCTCCAAAATATTCAGGCACGGGTGCGTGCCCCGGGCGTGTGGCTGCTGACCAACCTATACGGACACCTTTTATTGGCCACTTCCAACCGGTCGGAGGTGGCGGTTGGCTACTGTACCATGGACGGCGACACCGCTGGTAGCATCAGCCCCATTGCGGGAATTGACAAATTCTGGCTTAGGCAATGGCTGGTTTGGCTCGAAACCATTGGTTGCCACGTAAAAGGAAAAAACATCAGAATTGAAGGGCTCAAAAAAGTAAACAGCCTGCAACCCACCGCCGAACTCCGCCCGCAACACAAAATGCAAACGGACGAAAAAGATTTGATGCCTTATGAGGTCTTGGACGCCATCGAAAAGGTAGCGATTCGCGACAAAAAATCGCCGATTGACTGCTTCAGATTCATGGAAGTGCGCTTTGCCGAGCGATACACTCGTGACGTCCTGTTTACGTCGGTTGAGCGTTTTTTCAAACTTTGGAGTCGGAATCAATGGAAACGCGAACGCTATGCACCAAGCTTTCATTTAGACGACCTCAACCTTGACCCTCGTTCGTGGTGTCGTTTCCCAATTCTATCGGGAGGGTTTGAAAAAGAATTGGAGGAATTAAGCGCCTATTATGAAGGTAAAAATCACAAAGGACGAAAAGGAAAAATTGGATTTTAAGGATTGACACGATTTCGGGATTGGCTCCCGCCCATCTTGAAATCGTGTCTTAAAATGATAATTAAAAGATGCCAAATCGCACCCTCAACGCTCGCAAACGTATTGCCTTGGTGGCCCACGACCACAAAAAGGCCGATCTGATTCAATGGGCTTCTGCCAACAAAGAACGATTGGTTTCGCACGAGTTATATGCCACTGGTACCACTGGAAAACTGCTTCAAGTGACCTTAGAAACAACCGTTACCTGCCTATTGAGTGGCCCACTGGGCGGAGATCAACAGATTGGTGCGATGATTGCCGAAGGAAAAATTGACGTATTGATTTTCTTCTGGGACCCCATGTCGGCCCAGCCGCACGACCCCGACATCAAGGCATTACTGCGTTTGGTGGCGGTTTGGGACATCCCCATGGCCTGCGACCGTGCCACCGCCGATTTTATCATCGCGTCTCCCCTGATGAGCCAGCCCTACGAGAGCATTTTGCCTGATTATGACGCTTATCTGAAACGGAAGGTTTGAGGTACAAATAGAATTGGGTAGTTTTGCGGGAAATATCATCCGCAATGAAGATTCTTGTTCTCGACAATTACGATTCGTTTACGTATAACCTCGTTTACATCTTACGCGAACTGCACAACGACGTGGAGGTTCACCGTAACGACAAAATCGCGCTCGAAGACGTAGCGCAGTACGACAAAATTCTGCTTTCGCCAGGGCCGGGCATTCCGTCAGAAGCGGGAATTATGCAGGATTTGATCCGTACCTACGCTCCCACCAAAAGCATTATGGGCGTGTGTTTGGGCCATCAGGGTATCGGCGAAGTGTTTGGCGCTACGCTCAACAACATGTCGGATGTACTGCATGGAATCAGCGACAAAGCCATCGTTATCGACCCCACCGAGCCGTTGTTTAAAGGTTTGCCCCAATCCTTTCAGGTGGGCCGTTACCACTCATGGACGGTGGTAGGCGAAACCGTTCCCGACACCATGACCATCACCGCCGTAGACGAACACGGTGAAGTGATGGCACTCCACCATAATACTTACGACGTGCGGGGCGTACAGTTTCACCCTGAATCGGTCCTGACCGAACACGGCAAAGAGATGTTACAAAACTGGCTTTCTATTTAATACTAATAACAGACAGTGGATAAGTACATAGCGGCTGTTGAAAACACTAAAGCCAACATCCTGTGTTCATTGTCAACCCTACAATTCATGACTATTGACCAATTATTTGATTCTTTTAATACATTACGCGTCCTGATTGTGGGCGATGTAATGTTGGATGCCTATATCTGGGGGAAAGTAGACAGAATTTCGCCCGAAGCACCTGTGCCTGTAGTGGTAGCGCAGCGTCGTGAATATCGCTTGGGCGGCGCAGGAAACGTAATTCTTAACGTTCATGCGTTAGGGGCCGAACCCATCATTTGCTCCGTCATCGGACAGGATACCGAAGGAAAAAATTTACTGGGCGAATTGGAGAAACGGGGCCTTCGTACTGACGGTATTTTGCAAAGTCCCGACCGCATCACGACCGTTAAAGAGCGCATCATTGCGGGGTCGCAACAAGTGGTGCGGGTAGATACCGAAACCGACAAAGTCATTACGCTTGAAGAACAGTCTCAACTGATTGACAAAGCCAAAGCCCTGATTCCTGACTGCCACGTGGTTCTTTTTCAGGACTATGACAAAGGGGTTTTGTGCCCGAATGTCATCAAGGAAATCACCGACTTCGCCAATTTACACGGCATTCCGACGGTAGTTGACCCTAAAAAACGCAACTTTTTGGCCTACCAAAACGTGACCCTCTTCAAACCAAATCTAAAGGAACTGAAGGAAGGTTTGAAAGTAGAGTTTGATGTCAAGAAAGAAGATGAGCTCCGGGCCGTAGTGAAGAAATTACGCTATGAACTCAACGCCAAAGGCGCGTTTGTAACATTATCAGAACGAGGCGTTTACATTGATTTCTTAGACCAACAGCACCGCATTCCAGCCCACGAACGGGAGATTGCCGACGTATCAGGTGCGGGCGATACGGTCATCAGCATTGCAGCCTGTGCGGTAGCGCTGGGGCTTGAGCCAAACATCGTCGCTGAGCTGTCAAACCTTGGCGGTGGTTTGGTCTGCGAACACGTGGGAGTAGTGCCTATTGACAAAGAAACGCTGAAAGCAGAGGCAAGAAAATCGTTATTGCTCGCCCAATCGGAAGGGTAACTGAAAATTTAAATGAACCAATGCACATAAAAATCGGAACGCGCGGCAGTCGCTTAGCCCTTTGGCAGGCTTATTACGTCGAAAATCTATTGCAAAAAGGAGGACTTACGACCGAAATCGTCCTCATTGATACCAAAGGCGACCAAATTTTGGACCGTTCGCTCTCCAAAATCGGGAGTAAGGGCGTGTTTACCCAAGAATTGGAAGACCAACTTCGCGACGGTCGCATCGACATTGCCGTGCACAGCGCCAAAGATCTACAATCCGAACTCGACGACGACCTGCAACTCATCGCTTTTACCGAGCGCGAGCGTGTCAACGACGTCTTGGTCAGCCACAATCAAAGCTTATCTTTGGGTAGCGGCGAGCCATTTGTGGTAGGCACTTCTTCTACCCGGCGCGTGGCAATGCTCAAACATTTTTATCCGCATATTCGCACCGTTGATATGCGCGGCAATCTTCAAACCCGCCTTCGCAAGTTGGAAGAGGGCCAATGCGACGCCATTTTGTTGGCCTACGCGGGCGTTCACCGCATGGAGTACGACGGGCTGATTGCTGAGCATCTTTCGCTAGACGAATTTACCCCCGCCGTTGGGCAAGGAAGTGTGGCAATTGAGTGCAGTCAAAACATGGAAGATGAAAAACGCGATAAAGTACGCGCGTTGCTCAACCATCCCGAAACCGAAACCTGCCTCTTGGCCGAACGGGCCTTTTTGCGCCGATTGCAAGGCGGGTGCAGCGTTCCCGTCTTTGGATTGGCATCGTTAGAAAATGAAATGGTCTCGATGACGGGCGGCGTGGTAAGTTTGGATGGAAGTCAAATCCTGAAACAAACCCGCAGCGGTGCGGCGGCTTCTCCCGAAGACATCGGCATTCAATTGGCGGAACTGCTTTTGAGCGACGGTGCCGCTGAAATTTTGGCGGCTATTAAACAAAATCCCTAATTTGCCTTTTCGATACGCTGCATGAAAAATACGCTAACCCACTTACTCAACTACCAAACCCTCGACCGCCAAACCGCTTACCAAACGCTGCTCGGAATAGGTCAAGGGGAATATAACACATCCCAAATTGCTAGTTTTCTGACGATTTTTGCCCTGCGTGGCATCACCGTAGAGGAGCTAACAGGTTTTCGGGATGCCATGCTTCAACTATGCCTTTCGATTGATTTACAAGCCTTTGACCCGATGGATGTTTGCGGCACTGGCGGCGACGGCAAAGACACTTTTAATATTTCTACGTTATCCGCTTTTGTGGTGGCAGGAACAGGGCAACGAGTGGCCAAACACGGCAATCACGGTGTATCGAGCTTGGTCGGTTCTTCTACGGTACTTGAACACCTCGGAATTAAATTTTCCAATGATGCCGACTACCTAAAACGTAAAATCGAAACCGCCAATATCTGTTATTTACACGCCCCGCTGTTTCATCCCGCCATGAAATACATTGCCCCCATCCGGAAAGAATTGGGCATTCGGACTTTTTTTAACATGCTGGGCCCCCTGACGAACCCTGCGTTCACCAAAAAACAGCTTGTAGGCGTATTTAGTCTTGAATTAGCGCGGCTTTATGCCTATCTTTACCAAGGTTCTGGCCATCATTATCTGATTGTTCACGCATTAGACGGTTACGATGAAGTGTCTTTGACGGGTGATTTTAAAATAATAACCGCTCAAAATGAGCAAATTTTGTCGCCTATTCACCTCGGCTTAGATGTGCTTGCGCCTGCCCAACTCTCGGGCGGTGATACCTTGGCTGACTCCGCAAAAATTTTCTTAAACGTACTGAACGATGAAGCCACTTCTGCCCAAAAACAGGCGGTATTGGCCAATGCAGGTTTAGCCCTTTACGCCGCCAACCCCTCCCTTTCGTTGACCGACGCCGTAGCCGCTGCCCGCGAATCGCTCGAAAGTAAACGGGCGTTGGCTTGCTTTAAAAAGTTAATCGAAGATTGATATGAGCCAAATCAGCTTCAGCGATTTAGATCCAAACGGCATTTATACATACGCCGACTACCTGAAATGGACTTTTGACGAGCGCATTGAACTCATCAAAGGAAAAATCTTCAATATGTCGCCTGCGCCCGCCAGAAGGCATCAGAAAATTTCGGGAAAGTTATCATTAACAATCGGTAATTACCTTGAAGGAAAATCTTGTGAAATGTATACCGCGCCTTTTGACGTAAGGCTCACGCCGCTGAAAGGAAAAAAGCGCAAAGACGACCAAATTTATACGGTAGTTCAGCCCGATATATGCGTTATTTGTGATGTAGATAAACTCGACGACCGAGGCTGTATTGGCGCTCCCGATTTAATCATAGAAATCTTATCGCCCGGACATACGAAAAAGGAAATGAGCGACAAATTTCAGGTCTATGAAGAAAACGGAGTAACGGAATATTGGTTGGTCGAACCCAACGACAACGTAATTTTTGTTTACGTACTGAATGATGAAGGAAAATACATTGGCCTAAGGCCGTATACAGAAGGTGACATACTTACTTCAAGCGTTCTTCCAGGGCTTGAAGTAGCAGTCAGCAGAATTTTTGAACCATAATGAACATTTTAGATAAAATAGTAGCCCACAAACGAATCGAAGTAGCCGAAGCTAAATCAAAAGTAAGCACCGCCGACCTCGAAAAAGCGCCTTTATTCGGTCGTAAAACATTGTCGCTAAAACAAGCGCTGACTGCCGAAGGAGCTTCGGGCGTTATTTCGGAATTTAAACGTAAATCTCCTTCCAAAGGCATCATTAACGATGGTGTATTGCCCGAAATTGTCACCAAAGGTTACGTAGAAGCGGGGGCTTGCGGCTTATCGGTGCTGACCGATACCGAATTTTTTGGGGGTACTTTTGACGATTTCGCCAAAGCACGTGCCGCCAATCCTTCGACGCCCATGCTTCGCAAAGACTTCATGATTGATGAATACCAGTTGTGGGAAGCCAAAGCCATCGGTGCCGACGTGATTTTGCTCATTGCCGCCTGCCTAACGCCCGCCGAAGTTCGACACCTAGGTCGTAAAGCACAAGAACTGGGCTTGGAGGTATTGCTCGAAGTACACGACCGTGAAGAATTGGAACAAAGTGTGTGCGAATATGTTGATATGGTAGGTGTAAATAATCGAAACCTGAAAACATTTGTCACTTCGATTGAAACTTCTCTGGAATTGGCGCAACTTATCCCCGATAATTTCGTCAAAATATCAGAAAGTGGGTTGAAAAATGCCGAGACGATTTTACAATTGCGGGAGGCGGGTTATCAGGGTTTCCTGATTGGTGAATCTTTTATGGTTACCGAAAACCCCGGATTGGCGTTGAAAGAGCTGATTGGCCGCTTTCAACTCACAAGTAATCAATAACTAACCGACTAGCCGGATGATGAAAATTAAAGTGTGTGGAATGCGGGACACGGCCAACTTGGCTGAATTAGTGGAATTGAAGCCTGATTTTATCGGATTCATTTTTTATGATAAATCGCCCCGCTTTGTGGGGGAAAACCTCGACGAGGAATTCATAAAAAGTATTCCAAAACCCATCAAAAAAGTAGGTGTTTTTGTCAATGCAAACCCGGACTATATTCTTCGGATGGCAAAAAAATATGATTTGCAGTACGTGCAGCTCCACGGCCACGAAACCCCCGATTTTTGCCGTACCATCAAAATGCGCGGCGTCAATATCATCAAGGCGTTTTCAATCGAATCGGACTTTAATTTTGCAATGCTTAATAACTATAAGCCCCATTGTGACTACTTCCTTTTTGACGCCAAAGGAGCCAATCCAGGCGGCAACGGAATCACGTTTGACTGGAGTATTTTGAATCGTTACGACAACGACCGCCCTTTTTTCCTAAGCGGTGGACTTTCTTTGGAAAATATCGTTCAAATCAATGAATTAAAGGCGAAAATCTATGGTTTGGATGTAAACAGCAAATTTGAAACAGCTCCTGCGGTGAAAGATATTGACGCCCTGCGCCAACTGTTTGAGTTGATTCGCCCGATTGAAGAAGAGGAAGAAATAGAAGCGTAAACATACTTTTGAATAACGTTCAGCTCCCGCGAGTTGAGCCAAGCACTATTCGCACACATGACCGCACTACAAAATCAATCCGCCTATCAAGTCAATGAACGCGGATACTACGGACAATTCGGTGGCGCCTACATCCCCGAAATGCTGTACCCAAACGTTGAAGAACTTCGCGATAATTACCTAAAAATCATCGCCCAACCCGACTTCCAGGAGGAATTTCAAGGGCTCCTCCGCGACTATGTAGGCCGCCCAACGCCACTCTATTTAGCACAGCGCCTTTCCGATAAATACAACACCACCATTTATCTCAAACGCGAAGACCTTTGCCATACAGGGGCGCACAAAATCAATAATACCATTGGGCAAATCCTGCTCGCAAAGCGGCTCGGTAAGCAGAAAATCGTGGCCGAAACGGGCGCTGGTCAACACGGCGTAGCCACAGCCACCGTGTGCGCGCTGATGGGCATGGAGTGCATCGTGTACATGGGCGAAATCGACATTCAGCGTCAGGCACCCAACGTGGCCCGCATGAAGATGCTCGGCGCGGAGGTTCGTCCCGCAAGCAGCGGTTCCAAAACCCTCAAAGATGCCACCAACGAGGCCATGCGTCACTGGATCAACAATCCTACCGATACCCACTACATCATCGGCTCAGTGGTAGGTCCCCACCCTTATCCCGACATGGTGGCGCGCTTTCAGTCTGTTATCTCGGAAGAAATCAAAAAACAATTGCTTGAAAAAACAGGCTCCGAACTCCCCGATTACGTCATTGCGTGCGTGGGAGGCGGGTCTAACGCCGCAGGCGCTTTTTATCATTTCTTGGATGATGAGTCCGTAAAACTCGTTGCCGCCGAAGCAGGTGGGCACGGAATCACGTCGGGCTTGTCGGCA encodes:
- the trpB gene encoding tryptophan synthase subunit beta gives rise to the protein MTALQNQSAYQVNERGYYGQFGGAYIPEMLYPNVEELRDNYLKIIAQPDFQEEFQGLLRDYVGRPTPLYLAQRLSDKYNTTIYLKREDLCHTGAHKINNTIGQILLAKRLGKQKIVAETGAGQHGVATATVCALMGMECIVYMGEIDIQRQAPNVARMKMLGAEVRPASSGSKTLKDATNEAMRHWINNPTDTHYIIGSVVGPHPYPDMVARFQSVISEEIKKQLLEKTGSELPDYVIACVGGGSNAAGAFYHFLDDESVKLVAAEAGGHGITSGLSAATTFLGKIGVLHGSKSILMQTEDGQVVEPHSISAGLDYPGIGPMHAHLHDSHRALFYAITDDESIASAMELSKLEGIIPALESAHALAVLPYLKAAPNETVVINLSGRGDKDLATYMKYL
- a CDS encoding anthranilate synthase component II, which produces MKILVLDNYDSFTYNLVYILRELHNDVEVHRNDKIALEDVAQYDKILLSPGPGIPSEAGIMQDLIRTYAPTKSIMGVCLGHQGIGEVFGATLNNMSDVLHGISDKAIVIDPTEPLFKGLPQSFQVGRYHSWTVVGETVPDTMTITAVDEHGEVMALHHNTYDVRGVQFHPESVLTEHGKEMLQNWLSI
- the hemC gene encoding hydroxymethylbilane synthase, with the protein product MHIKIGTRGSRLALWQAYYVENLLQKGGLTTEIVLIDTKGDQILDRSLSKIGSKGVFTQELEDQLRDGRIDIAVHSAKDLQSELDDDLQLIAFTERERVNDVLVSHNQSLSLGSGEPFVVGTSSTRRVAMLKHFYPHIRTVDMRGNLQTRLRKLEEGQCDAILLAYAGVHRMEYDGLIAEHLSLDEFTPAVGQGSVAIECSQNMEDEKRDKVRALLNHPETETCLLAERAFLRRLQGGCSVPVFGLASLENEMVSMTGGVVSLDGSQILKQTRSGAAASPEDIGIQLAELLLSDGAAEILAAIKQNP
- the trpD gene encoding anthranilate phosphoribosyltransferase gives rise to the protein MKNTLTHLLNYQTLDRQTAYQTLLGIGQGEYNTSQIASFLTIFALRGITVEELTGFRDAMLQLCLSIDLQAFDPMDVCGTGGDGKDTFNISTLSAFVVAGTGQRVAKHGNHGVSSLVGSSTVLEHLGIKFSNDADYLKRKIETANICYLHAPLFHPAMKYIAPIRKELGIRTFFNMLGPLTNPAFTKKQLVGVFSLELARLYAYLYQGSGHHYLIVHALDGYDEVSLTGDFKIITAQNEQILSPIHLGLDVLAPAQLSGGDTLADSAKIFLNVLNDEATSAQKQAVLANAGLALYAANPSLSLTDAVAAARESLESKRALACFKKLIED
- a CDS encoding redoxin domain-containing protein, giving the protein MEKYNKMLIRIFLAFTTGFSLLNNEVRAQSSLFIFYDTECPICQKSSKRLQEMYVKFGQNVAFKAVFPTKSIKKSAIRQFKKEYSFTIPYIIDKNHTLVERYDAKTTPEVVLLDKNGVEVYRGAIDNQFFGLGKYRPKTTEFYLQDALEALAANKPVSPNRTEAVGCLINRKKRESASQSL
- a CDS encoding Uma2 family endonuclease, which gives rise to MSQISFSDLDPNGIYTYADYLKWTFDERIELIKGKIFNMSPAPARRHQKISGKLSLTIGNYLEGKSCEMYTAPFDVRLTPLKGKKRKDDQIYTVVQPDICVICDVDKLDDRGCIGAPDLIIEILSPGHTKKEMSDKFQVYEENGVTEYWLVEPNDNVIFVYVLNDEGKYIGLRPYTEGDILTSSVLPGLEVAVSRIFEP
- a CDS encoding phosphoribosylanthranilate isomerase; this translates as MKIKVCGMRDTANLAELVELKPDFIGFIFYDKSPRFVGENLDEEFIKSIPKPIKKVGVFVNANPDYILRMAKKYDLQYVQLHGHETPDFCRTIKMRGVNIIKAFSIESDFNFAMLNNYKPHCDYFLFDAKGANPGGNGITFDWSILNRYDNDRPFFLSGGLSLENIVQINELKAKIYGLDVNSKFETAPAVKDIDALRQLFELIRPIEEEEEIEA
- a CDS encoding methylglyoxal synthase, encoding MPNRTLNARKRIALVAHDHKKADLIQWASANKERLVSHELYATGTTGKLLQVTLETTVTCLLSGPLGGDQQIGAMIAEGKIDVLIFFWDPMSAQPHDPDIKALLRLVAVWDIPMACDRATADFIIASPLMSQPYESILPDYDAYLKRKV
- the trpC gene encoding indole-3-glycerol phosphate synthase TrpC → MNILDKIVAHKRIEVAEAKSKVSTADLEKAPLFGRKTLSLKQALTAEGASGVISEFKRKSPSKGIINDGVLPEIVTKGYVEAGACGLSVLTDTEFFGGTFDDFAKARAANPSTPMLRKDFMIDEYQLWEAKAIGADVILLIAACLTPAEVRHLGRKAQELGLEVLLEVHDREELEQSVCEYVDMVGVNNRNLKTFVTSIETSLELAQLIPDNFVKISESGLKNAETILQLREAGYQGFLIGESFMVTENPGLALKELIGRFQLTSNQ
- a CDS encoding bifunctional heptose 7-phosphate kinase/heptose 1-phosphate adenyltransferase; this encodes MTIDQLFDSFNTLRVLIVGDVMLDAYIWGKVDRISPEAPVPVVVAQRREYRLGGAGNVILNVHALGAEPIICSVIGQDTEGKNLLGELEKRGLRTDGILQSPDRITTVKERIIAGSQQVVRVDTETDKVITLEEQSQLIDKAKALIPDCHVVLFQDYDKGVLCPNVIKEITDFANLHGIPTVVDPKKRNFLAYQNVTLFKPNLKELKEGLKVEFDVKKEDELRAVVKKLRYELNAKGAFVTLSERGVYIDFLDQQHRIPAHEREIADVSGAGDTVISIAACAVALGLEPNIVAELSNLGGGLVCEHVGVVPIDKETLKAEARKSLLLAQSEG
- the nadE gene encoding NAD(+) synthase, which gives rise to MPLLKVAAGTINTTPLAWEDNKKYIIESIEDARNQHISLLCLPELCITGYGCEDAFYSPNTLAQAIESLHEIVAHTSGIAVSVGLPMQFNSKIYNTACFIVNKRILGFVAKQHLPNYGVFYEDRWFHRWPASARDEVKVGDFSYPFGDLVFDVSGIRIGFEICEDAWVAQRPGRSHFDRGVDIILNPSASPFAFHKFITRERFVIDGSRSYSCSYVYTNLLGNESGRLIFDGDAMIASNGTLLASSPRFGYHDYHITSAVIDTDVTRLSHSQIKSALPTGNWKVVDTFEWHEAAPAYQVAELEPFEREGYLKEEEFARAVSLALFDYLRKSRSQGFTVSLSGGADSCACVALCGLMIRLADESIGLAAFKQKLSYIKKIQQETTEEGIAKHLIHSIYQGTENSSTDTLESAKSLADSIGSTFYNVNINGLVESYKDLIEQQIGRDLTWEKDDIPLQNIQARVRAPGVWLLTNLYGHLLLATSNRSEVAVGYCTMDGDTAGSISPIAGIDKFWLRQWLVWLETIGCHVKGKNIRIEGLKKVNSLQPTAELRPQHKMQTDEKDLMPYEVLDAIEKVAIRDKKSPIDCFRFMEVRFAERYTRDVLFTSVERFFKLWSRNQWKRERYAPSFHLDDLNLDPRSWCRFPILSGGFEKELEELSAYYEGKNHKGRKGKIGF